ACCGTGAAGATGTCCTCCGGGTACCGCAGGTGCCGCCGGAGGTGTTCGGGAATCTCGGAGAGCGGGCGGAAGACCCCGGGAAAGATCTTCTGGTAGACCCGGATCACCGGATCTTCCGCGTCGGCCACGTACAGGTCCACGCCGCCGTTATAGGCGTCGACCACCACCTTGACCGAGTTGCGGATGTAGTTGCCCACCCCCGGCGTGCGGGTGGAATAGGGGTAGCGGTCCGACACCGTGTAGGCGTCCTGGATCCAGAAGAGCTTCCCGTCGGAGATCACCATGTAGGGGTCCTGGTCCAGCATCAGAAAGGGCGCCAGCCGGTTGATGCGCTGCCGGATGTCCCGGAAGTAGAGGAAACGGCTGTCGCGCGTCACCAGCGGCGACAGGAGGATGTTGGGGTCGCGGAAGTAGAAGGCGAACAGGAGCTTTCGCAGCAGGGAGTGGACGCGCACGCCCCCCTCCCCCTGGTAGCGGGCGTAGACGTTCTCCTCGCCGGAGGGGTAATCGAACTCCTCCTGCCCCGTGTGGACCAGCGCGTAGCTCTGCGTCAACTCCCCGTAATAGATTTCGGGGCGGTCCACCTCCAGAAGCGGGTAGGAGGACTCCGGCGGGATGTTCTGCACGTGGAGCACCGGCAGCCCCTCCGACGTCATCCGGTTGACCGGCCCCACCGCGATCCCGTAGCCGTGGGTGTAGCTCAGGTGCTCGTTGATCCAGTTCCGCTCCGGGAGGCTCGCGCTGTTCAGTTCGCGCGCCGAGAGCATCAGCTGCTTGAGCTGCCCGTCGATCAGGTAGCGGTCGTTGTCGACCGAGACGAAATCGTAATAGGTCCGGATCTCCTGGATCTGCTTCAGGGCGTCCAGCAGCGGCTCGTGGTCCCACAGCCGGATGCTCTGGATGGTGGCGGAGTTGTCCTCGATGTCGCGCGCCGTGAGCGCGGTGTCGCCCGACAGGTCGCGCTCCTCGACCGCCTCGAGCTTGTAGGCCTCGAGCGTCGCCCGGATGTTATGGGCGATCTGCGGGCTCTCCTTGTCGAGTTCGTTGGGATCGACGAAGAACTTCTGGATGAAGGCGGGGTAGAGGTTCCCCCCGAACATCACCACGAGGTAGAGGAGGATGGCGATGACGGCGGGGCGGCTGCCCCTGAGGAACGCGTTGGCTATCCACAGGAGGGCCCCGGCCAGGGCCGCCAGCGCGAGCAGGCTGAGCATGGGCAGGCGCGCGTGCAGGTCGGCGTACCCGGCCCCGGAAAACACGTCGTGGGTGCCGTAAAGAAGCTCGAACCGGTCGAGGTACGCGCTCGCGCCGAGCAGCGCGAAGACCAGCGCGGCCAGGAGCGAAATGTGGACGCTCGGGCGGCTGCGCCCCGCGTCCCCCTTCAGCTGGCCCCAGCTGAGCGCCCCCTTGAAGTAGTAGAGCACCGCCACCCCGATCAGGGCGAGGAAGGAGAGCATGAGGCCGAAGCGCACCACGTCGCGCAGAAACGGCAGCGTGAAGAAGAAGAAGGAGACGTCGCGCCCGAAGACCGGGTCGGACGAGCCGAAATCGACCCGGTGGAGCCACCGCCAGACCCTCTCCCAGTTGGCCGCGTACCCGACCCCGATCAGAAATCCTATCGCGAGCGAGGCCAGCCCGGCGAACCGCCGCACGGTTTCGGGTTCGACCCGGTAGGCCGTGATCTGCCCGTTGGGCGTCGGTATCCCGATCTCGATCTGGCCGGGGCCGCGGTTGGCGAACAGGAGGTTGAGATAGAGGAAGAGGAATGCGGCCAGCAGCGTTGTGGACCCGAGCAGGCTCTTGGCGTACAGAACCGTGGTGAACACCGCGGTCTTGCCCAGTTCCGCAAACCAGAGGTAATCGAAGTACAGGCCCACGCCGAACGACAGCCCGCCGAAAAGCACAAAAAGCGCGATGAGAACGACCATCCAGGTGATTCTTTTGTGCATAACTCTCCTATCCCGGTTTATCGATTGTCGATGCGGTCCATCATACACGCTTCGGCGCACCGGTTCCACCGAAACAGCCCGGGCGCAAAACCGCGCCGGGCTTGTGCGCGGAAGGCGCATCGGGTATTGTGAAATTTTGCCCGTGGTCGGACCGGAATCCCGGCCCGGATCCCGCGTGATCCGGGCCGCCACAGAAGGGAATGCCAGTGACGCGCAGAGAGGGGGCTCCCGGAAACGGGATTACGAAAAAGGTATGGATCCAGGCTTCGGCCGAAACCGTCTACCGGGCCCTGACCGAACCGGGCCTGCTGGCTCACTGGTTCTGCGACAAAGCGTCGTGCGACCCCCGCGAGGGCGGGGAGCTGCTCGCCGAGTGGCACCACGGGAAAGACCGGCGCAGGGGGCGCGCCGTCATCACCCGCCTCCAGCCGGGGCGGGCGATGGACCTCGCCTGGATCGACGACGGGCAGGGGGCCGATCCCCCGTCGCGCCACACCCTGAGCTACGAGATCCGGTCCAAGTCGGGAATGACGGAACTGGTCATGACCGACCGCGACGACGCGCCCACCGACGAGGAGACGCTGGAGTTCCTGACCGACGGATGGAATTCGGTGCTGCTGGAGCTGAAGGATTTCTGCGAAAACCGGGAGCGTACGGCGAAAAAGGGCGCGGACGCCCGCTCCTGACCCCCGGCCCCGGGCCCCCGGGGCCGGAAAACGGGCGTGCACGCATCTTTTCCGAACGGGTAAATTCCAAGGCCACAGGCGCTTGCAATCTGCCGGGCGCTTCTGCTAGGATATCGGGTTGATTGGGTCGGCCCATATATCCGGAGGCATAAATTATGCGAAAAGTCCCTTTGGGGGAGTCGTTGCGCATCATCGGGAGGGGATCACTGAACTGGATGGCGCAGCGGCCGATCGTGGTGTCCTTCGAAGTGACGGACGCATGCACCTGCTACTGCAAGCACTGCGATCACGGAGGCCCCCGGGACATGTCGCGGGATCTCCAGCCCGCCGAATACCGTAAATACATGAAGGTGCTCCGCCCCTGCGTGGTGCAGATCTCCGGAGGGGAACCGCTCATGCGGGAGGACCTCGAGGACGTGGTCCGCAACATCAAGTCCGATTCGGGCCTTCCCTACATCATCCTCGTCTCCAACTGGTCCCACATGACCGAGGAGCGCTACCTGGGCCTGCGCCGCGTGGGAGTGGACGAATTCTGCGTCAGCCTCGACTTCCCCGACGAGCGTCACGACGAGTTCCGCGGGCTGCCGGGGCTGTACCGCCACCTCGCGGAGGTCGTCCCCAGGGCGGCGGCCCACGGTTTCGACGACATCGTCATGAACAACTGCATCACCGCCGCCAACGTCGGCGAGCTCCAGGCGATCGCCGACCGGGTGGCCGAGTGGGGCGTCAACGTCAACTACAGCGCCTACTCCCCGCGCCGCACCGGGTGCCGCGACCATTTCCTCACCTCGGCCGACCAGCTGGCGGTCCTGGACCGGGGCCTCAGGAAAATCAAGGAGCGCATGGACGCCTCCCACTGGATCACGAACAACGAGTCGACCCTCGACGCCACGAGCGAATACTTCCACCGCGGCGGCATGCCCTCGTGCAAGGCGGGGCTCCGCTGGCTCGTCGTCACGAGCGA
This genomic stretch from Acidobacteriota bacterium harbors:
- a CDS encoding UPF0182 family protein, translating into MHKRITWMVVLIALFVLFGGLSFGVGLYFDYLWFAELGKTAVFTTVLYAKSLLGSTTLLAAFLFLYLNLLFANRGPGQIEIGIPTPNGQITAYRVEPETVRRFAGLASLAIGFLIGVGYAANWERVWRWLHRVDFGSSDPVFGRDVSFFFFTLPFLRDVVRFGLMLSFLALIGVAVLYYFKGALSWGQLKGDAGRSRPSVHISLLAALVFALLGASAYLDRFELLYGTHDVFSGAGYADLHARLPMLSLLALAALAGALLWIANAFLRGSRPAVIAILLYLVVMFGGNLYPAFIQKFFVDPNELDKESPQIAHNIRATLEAYKLEAVEERDLSGDTALTARDIEDNSATIQSIRLWDHEPLLDALKQIQEIRTYYDFVSVDNDRYLIDGQLKQLMLSARELNSASLPERNWINEHLSYTHGYGIAVGPVNRMTSEGLPVLHVQNIPPESSYPLLEVDRPEIYYGELTQSYALVHTGQEEFDYPSGEENVYARYQGEGGVRVHSLLRKLLFAFYFRDPNILLSPLVTRDSRFLYFRDIRQRINRLAPFLMLDQDPYMVISDGKLFWIQDAYTVSDRYPYSTRTPGVGNYIRNSVKVVVDAYNGGVDLYVADAEDPVIRVYQKIFPGVFRPLSEIPEHLRRHLRYPEDIFTVQTYMYSVYHMGAPQIFYNKEDLWQIPTLATGSTENPMSPYYTIMRLPQESREEFILMLPFTPGRKDNLSAWMVARSDGEHYGKLVVYRFPKQKLVYGPRQIVARVNQDAEIARQIALWDQRGSQVIQGNLLIIPIEEALLYIRPLYLRAQNGKIPELKRVIVAYENRIVMEETLEASIARIFEGQLSLPDRAGGADGESAAPRPPSSALGLVEEAGEAYSRAVAAQRQGDWAKYGEELRRLGAALEELKRTRDAQPSPEP
- a CDS encoding SRPBCC domain-containing protein, with amino-acid sequence MTRREGAPGNGITKKVWIQASAETVYRALTEPGLLAHWFCDKASCDPREGGELLAEWHHGKDRRRGRAVITRLQPGRAMDLAWIDDGQGADPPSRHTLSYEIRSKSGMTELVMTDRDDAPTDEETLEFLTDGWNSVLLELKDFCENRERTAKKGADARS
- a CDS encoding radical SAM protein, whose translation is MRKVPLGESLRIIGRGSLNWMAQRPIVVSFEVTDACTCYCKHCDHGGPRDMSRDLQPAEYRKYMKVLRPCVVQISGGEPLMREDLEDVVRNIKSDSGLPYIILVSNWSHMTEERYLGLRRVGVDEFCVSLDFPDERHDEFRGLPGLYRHLAEVVPRAAAHGFDDIVMNNCITAANVGELQAIADRVAEWGVNVNYSAYSPRRTGCRDHFLTSADQLAVLDRGLRKIKERMDASHWITNNESTLDATSEYFHRGGMPSCKAGLRWLVVTSDGWLQPCSMQFQRYALHEQARMVREFTRNNTCDECYVSIRSYLDKSFPQLLRENVSEFFSFKSRA